The sequence below is a genomic window from Ottowia sp. SB7-C50.
ACCCGTCAGCACGGCCATCGGGTGGGCGTCGCGACGGAAGCCGCGCAGGAAGAACTGCATCTGCTCGTTGACCATGGTGTGCTGCAGCACGACCTTGTGGAAGTCTTCGCGCTGCTTGGCGTCGGGCAACTCGCCCTTCAGCAGCAGGTAGCAGGTGTCGAGGTAGTCGCACTTCTCGGCGAGCTGCTCGATGGGGTAGCCGCGGTACAGCAGTTCGCCCTTGTCGCCGTCGATGTAGGTGATGGCCGACTGGCAGGCCGCCGTGGACATGAAGCCCGGGTCGTAGGTGAACTGACCGGTCTGCGCATACAGCTTGCGGATGTCGATGACGTCCGGACCGATGGTTCCCTGATAGACGGGCAGATCGACGTCGGGGCTGCCGTTGGAGAAAGACAGCTTGGCTTTGTTGTCGGAGAGTTTCATGTCCAGGTGGTTGCTTGAGGGAAGTTGGCGATCATGCGCTGAGTGCCTGGCCGCGCGGCGGTGTCCGCAGCATGCCCAGCACCTCGCGCACGTCGGGCGAGTTGAGGTCGTCTCCTGGCTCTTTCCGGCGCAAAAGCAGGTCGAGCAGATCGTTATCCGAGAGGTCCATCAGTCTTAACAGCGCGTCGGCCTGCCGCGCCGTTAGTTGGCTTTCGTGCTGGCTGAAGAATCGCTCGATGAACAGGTCGTTCTCCAGCATGCCCCGGCGGCATCGCCACTTGAGCCTGGAAAGCGAAGTCGTGTCGAGCAATGCCGTCATGGGTGCCAGCGAGGGCTGCGCTTTAGACGGTGCGACGCACCATCAGCTCCTTGATCTTGCCGATGGCCTTGGTGGGGTTGAGCCCCTTGGGGCAGACGTCGACGCAGTTCATGATGCTGTGGCAGCGGAACAGGCGGTACGGGTCTTCCAGGTTGTCCAGCCGCTCGCCGGTGGCCTGGTCACGGCTGTCGGCGATGAAGCGGTAGGCCTGCAGCAGGCCGGCCGGGCCGACGAACTTGTCGGGGTTCCACCAGAAGCTGGGGCAGCTGGTGGAGCAGCTGGCGCACAGGATGCACTCGTACAGGCCGTTCAGCTCTTCGCGCTCTTCGGGCGACTGCAGGCGCTCGGTCTCGGGCGGTGGGTCGTTGTTGATGATGTACGGCTTGATCGAGTGGTACTGCTTGAAGAACTGCGTCATGTCGACGATCAGGTCGCGCACCACGGGCAGGCCGGGCAGGGGCTTGAGCACGATCGGGTCTTTCAACGTGCGCAGGTTGGTCAGGCACGCCAGGCCGTTCTTGCCGTTGATGTTCATGGCGTCCGAGCCGCACACGCCTTCGCGGCATGAGCGACGGAAGGACAGCGTCGGGTCGACCGCCTTGAGCTTGATCAGGGCGTCGAGCAGCATGCGCTCGTTGCCTTCCAGCTCGATTTCCACCGTCTGCATGTACGGCTTGGCATCCTTGTCCGGGTCGTAGCGGTAGATCTTGAAGGTGCGTTTTTGCATCGTGGTTTCCTTGTGACCGGGCGCGTGCGAATCAGAACGTGCGAACCTTGGGCGGCACGCTTTCGACGGTGAGCGGCTTCATGCGCACGGGCTTGTAGCTCAGGCTGTTGTCTGCGCTGTGCCACAGGGTGTGTTTCATCCAGTTGGCATCGTCGCGGCCCAGCGGGGCGGTGGGGTGGTCGGCCGGGTGCTCGTAGTCGACCACGGTGTGGGCGCCGCGGCATTCCTTGCGGGCGGCGGCCGAGACCATGGTGGCCTGCGCCACTTCGATCAGGTTCTCGACTTCCAGCGCTTCCTGGCGCGCCATGTTGAACACGCGCGAATGGTCCTTCAGGCCCAGCCCGGCAACGCGCTCGCGAAGTTCAGCCACCTTGACCACCCCTTCGTCCATGCTGGCCTGGGTGCGGAACACGCCCGCGTGCGTCTGCATGGTGGAGCGGATGTCGTTGGCTATGCGCTGCGCGTATTCGCCGTCGCTGGCCGCTTCCAGGCGGTTGAGGCGCTCGAGCGAATAGTCGGCCGCGTCGGCCGGCAGGGGCTTGTGCGCGCCCTTGCCGTGGTGGGCGATGATGTGGTTGCCGGCAGCCTTGCCAAACACCAGCAGGTCGAGCAGCGAGTTGGTGCCCAGGCGGTTGGCGCCGTGCACGCTGACGCAGGAGCATTCGCCCACGGCGTACAGGCCCTGGATCGGCACGTTGTGGTCCTGGCCCGTCGGCACGCACACCTGGCCGTTGATGTTGGTCGGCACGCCGCCCATCTGGTAGTGGATGGTGGGCACCACCGGGATCGGTTCCTTGGTGATGTCGACGTTGGCAAAGTTGATGCCGATCTCGTACACCGAAGGCAGGCGCTTGTGGATGGTGTCGGCGCCCAGGTGGTCGAGCTTGAGAACGACGTAGTCCTTGTTGGGGCCGCAGCCACGGCCTTCCTTGATTTCCTGGTCCATCGAGCGCGAAACGAAGTCGCGCGGCGCCAGGTCTTTCAGGGTGGGGGCATAGCGCTCCATGAAGCGTTCGCCATTGCTATTCAAAAGGATAGCGCCTTCGCCGCGGCAGCCTTCGGTCAGCAGCACGCCCGCGCCGGCCACGCCGGTGGGGTGGAACTGCCAGAACTCCATGTCCTGCAGCGGGATGCCGGCACGCGCGGCCATGCCAAGGCCGTCACCGGTGTTGATGAAGGCGTTGGTGCTGGCGGCAAAGATGCGGCCCGCGCCACCCGTGGCCAGCATCACCGTCTTGGCGTGCAGCACGTAGAGTTCGCCGGTTTCCATTTCGATGGCGGTGACGCCCACCACGTCGCCCTCGGCGTCGCGGATCAGGTCCAGCGCCATCCATTCGACAAAGAAGGTGGTCTTGCTGGCCACGTTCTGCTGGTACAGCGTGTGCAGCATGGCGTGGCCGGTGCGGTCGGCCGCGGCGCAGGCACGTTGCACGGGCTTTTCGCCGTAGTTGGCGGTGTGGCCGCCGAACGGGCGCTGGTAAATGGTGCCATCGGGGTTGCGGTCGAACGGCATGCCCATGTGCTCCAGGTCGTAGACGACCTTGGGGGCTTCCTGGCACATGAATTCGATGGCGTCCTGGTCACCCAGCCAGTCAGAACCCTTGATGGTGTCGTAGAAGTGGTAGTGCCAGTTGTCTTCGCTCATGTTGCCCAGCGAAGCGCCAACGCCGCCTTGCGCCGCCACAGTGTGCGAACGGGTCGGGAAGACTTTGGACAGCACGGCGACGTTCAGGCCGGCGCGCGCCAGTTGCAGCGAGGCGCGCATGCCCGAGCCGCCCGCACCGACGATCACCACGTCGAACTTGCGGACATTGATTTGGTCTTTGGTGTAACTCATGTTCGTGGCTCAGTAATTCTTGTCATCAGGATCGGACGGTGGCCGGTCACAGGCGCCACAGCACCTGGAAGGCCCAGCCGGCGCAGCCGACCAGCCAGGCGAGGGTGATCGCCTGCAGCGTGAGGCGCATGCCCACTGGCTTGACGTAGTCCATCCACACGTTGCGCATGCCAACCCAGGCGTGCCAGATCAGCGCCACGACGACCGCGAACGTGAGCACCTTCATCCATTGCGACGCGAAGATGCCTGCCCATTTGTCGTAGCCGATCGGGCCGCTCGACAGAATCACCTGGGCCAGCAGCACCAGCGTGAACACCGCCAGCAGCGCGCCGGTAAAGCGTTGCACCAGCCAGTCGGCGGTGCCATAGTGCGCGCCGGTGACGGTGCGCTTGGAGCCGTAGTTGACAGCCATGAATTTGCTCCTATGAATGTGCGAATCAGTACAGGCCGAACAGCTTGGCGCCCAGGATCACGAGCAGCACCAGGCTGACCACCAGCACCCCGGCGGCG
It includes:
- a CDS encoding succinate dehydrogenase assembly factor 2, translating into MTALLDTTSLSRLKWRCRRGMLENDLFIERFFSQHESQLTARQADALLRLMDLSDNDLLDLLLRRKEPGDDLNSPDVREVLGMLRTPPRGQALSA
- the sdhD gene encoding succinate dehydrogenase, hydrophobic membrane anchor protein, giving the protein MAVNYGSKRTVTGAHYGTADWLVQRFTGALLAVFTLVLLAQVILSSGPIGYDKWAGIFASQWMKVLTFAVVVALIWHAWVGMRNVWMDYVKPVGMRLTLQAITLAWLVGCAGWAFQVLWRL
- a CDS encoding succinate dehydrogenase iron-sulfur subunit; this translates as MQKRTFKIYRYDPDKDAKPYMQTVEIELEGNERMLLDALIKLKAVDPTLSFRRSCREGVCGSDAMNINGKNGLACLTNLRTLKDPIVLKPLPGLPVVRDLIVDMTQFFKQYHSIKPYIINNDPPPETERLQSPEEREELNGLYECILCASCSTSCPSFWWNPDKFVGPAGLLQAYRFIADSRDQATGERLDNLEDPYRLFRCHSIMNCVDVCPKGLNPTKAIGKIKELMVRRTV
- the sdhA gene encoding succinate dehydrogenase flavoprotein subunit is translated as MSYTKDQINVRKFDVVIVGAGGSGMRASLQLARAGLNVAVLSKVFPTRSHTVAAQGGVGASLGNMSEDNWHYHFYDTIKGSDWLGDQDAIEFMCQEAPKVVYDLEHMGMPFDRNPDGTIYQRPFGGHTANYGEKPVQRACAAADRTGHAMLHTLYQQNVASKTTFFVEWMALDLIRDAEGDVVGVTAIEMETGELYVLHAKTVMLATGGAGRIFAASTNAFINTGDGLGMAARAGIPLQDMEFWQFHPTGVAGAGVLLTEGCRGEGAILLNSNGERFMERYAPTLKDLAPRDFVSRSMDQEIKEGRGCGPNKDYVVLKLDHLGADTIHKRLPSVYEIGINFANVDITKEPIPVVPTIHYQMGGVPTNINGQVCVPTGQDHNVPIQGLYAVGECSCVSVHGANRLGTNSLLDLLVFGKAAGNHIIAHHGKGAHKPLPADAADYSLERLNRLEAASDGEYAQRIANDIRSTMQTHAGVFRTQASMDEGVVKVAELRERVAGLGLKDHSRVFNMARQEALEVENLIEVAQATMVSAAARKECRGAHTVVDYEHPADHPTAPLGRDDANWMKHTLWHSADNSLSYKPVRMKPLTVESVPPKVRTF